The following are from one region of the Candidatus Neomarinimicrobiota bacterium genome:
- a CDS encoding carboxypeptidase-like regulatory domain-containing protein, translated as MRKRQATWLWLAVAVIAMALLSSCSVLMKARVLSVNVKVVDENNAPIKGALVEVTNGEKTTTGVDGLATLKFAGLGVHMITVVAQDRTPATLSVTMPLDIGKTFTARLGTPVEISLPISVGTTGSLAGMMMVNIYPLLFQSLFTAYGYNLELVPYKAGEWTDWNYRGAGDEQPMVMKKAFLTKLENQQEWWQMQLFGETSDETMIIEVLFSEGRQSLRRMRQKTGAEAAQEVPVTEGWYTAPMTLTPESLEGAVAEKGVSVTVPAGTFQADLLEFAAMGTGAFRMWRAQGVPGGVVRAQLVEPDGEAIWTSELKGHGTKATTELNSY; from the coding sequence ATGCGAAAGCGACAAGCCACGTGGCTGTGGCTGGCAGTAGCAGTCATAGCCATGGCACTGTTATCATCCTGTAGTGTTCTGATGAAGGCGCGCGTCCTTTCCGTGAACGTGAAGGTGGTCGACGAGAACAATGCACCCATCAAGGGTGCCCTGGTGGAGGTCACTAATGGTGAGAAGACAACCACCGGCGTCGATGGATTAGCCACATTAAAATTCGCCGGTTTAGGGGTCCACATGATTACTGTCGTGGCGCAGGATCGGACGCCGGCCACTCTTTCCGTGACCATGCCACTGGACATCGGCAAGACGTTCACCGCCCGCTTAGGCACGCCAGTTGAGATAAGCCTCCCGATCAGTGTGGGAACTACCGGCAGCCTGGCCGGCATGATGATGGTGAACATCTACCCGCTGCTGTTCCAGTCCCTGTTCACCGCCTATGGCTACAACCTGGAGCTGGTGCCCTATAAGGCTGGTGAATGGACCGATTGGAATTACCGCGGTGCAGGGGATGAGCAGCCCATGGTAATGAAAAAGGCTTTCCTGACCAAACTGGAAAACCAGCAGGAATGGTGGCAGATGCAGCTCTTTGGCGAGACCAGTGACGAAACCATGATTATTGAGGTTCTGTTCAGCGAGGGCCGCCAGTCCTTGCGGCGTATGCGCCAGAAGACCGGCGCTGAGGCCGCTCAGGAAGTACCCGTCACTGAGGGCTGGTACACTGCGCCCATGACTCTTACACCCGAGTCCCTCGAAGGGGCTGTGGCCGAGAAAGGTGTGAGCGTAACCGTTCCCGCCGGTACTTTCCAGGCCGATTTGCTGGAGTTTGCCGCTATGGGCACCGGTGCCTTCCGTATGTGGAGAGCCCAGGGTGTTCCCGGCGGAGTGGTGCGCGCCCAGCTGGTGGAGCCGGATGGCGAGGCTATCTGGACCAGCGAGCTTAAAGGCCATGGCACCAAAGCCACAACGGAGCTGAATTCTTACTAG